A DNA window from Amphiprion ocellaris isolate individual 3 ecotype Okinawa chromosome 8, ASM2253959v1, whole genome shotgun sequence contains the following coding sequences:
- the LOC111573372 gene encoding PGC-1 and ERR-induced regulator in muscle protein 1, translating to MEDFEYSVEICDRDWECFFAECEECNLLPPSLAGVDDSGMSDIDDTGAILAKRAQRAELTAGFSEADRPIDGPPHCEGSPVEHYLSKHSVGGMESVLSGSEEDLHLQSVNIFFERLKSFTEAEQPSEPSQERDGKNREAVQEEQQCSDGQSASRSALPENIPKLNSLPARGEAAVGSETSRPLDTIRNINTMKKVEAESNVSPQPAANNSELKTNKSAAIELFIRDEACTETRVNEVIYQSHDSPDRVVCSETTAHTHTVETCAPLDDVKQEGLLAPLSVDNIKWWEDQTFNVLQSDAASTNKTVSQESSPSASIKRKRRKKRRLSVEQGEGGIGYERQVSFKQSDSEEERYALRRGTGLCLSEDFNPFYANEPQKIPFSPYSAASSSPMGIYAKDVKVNDLSHSAPPCDSQYHYLPENVVRQKRCTARGSAENISTNNRSVTPLSQPDHNLISVPNSSANVATNLQPHSKLQVEELTGLNTYPGSPVSITEGVTASDVTRGNQREDIKAGAVQQSDEMRHSVSGCENDLNLKCSPAQVKSGVHSLLPCVESNAPAVEVSQNDKLSAAMSVLAGEAENSGRDEHTLCQREAEPQQQLETDCHNTDRYSTPLEKTQFSVSATAGIISHALNTKPQQFKTEACPFQHDISSEVTCTNLTSDCIHALSDKSCLSKSPSSFDIDNTVEQTEVQTLSKFDVLSEKNSKAEKAQSAALQMRVLTSNDQTGTTFSPSEDLVASPSDVTHVSSCCTLDTESLMSLSNEGFTDMSASSCSSVSEHDSECQGEKKALILAKHMEEDATSEPRSKPGSECDLLQGRVDDVTASKAESKPEKEVNSVFAMSSFWSEMEKLTINDILGLRMTNKKALPPLQESEESNMFAVTNSGFFTPVDDSKPEQSNEDTSSVLGSVGPSLQFSPSRSVMWESEPVPVRRGADIYPENMMLTSMADTSQAVISERAQKGIRKIYKNVSVQNLHALESESFSYRQKGDTLQTLDEGESEYFSEGFVPKRETDAASLSDTYRISLTDIFQYFFGGKQSVPSQSATDSIPAFYTDGDSVPETYDHFFSEFDTETFFYPLITDEDKAKDKPVPIFSYSRSANRNLQYPEAYDYFFASSSSDDSSVESDDEDNSSPVRVVSRFSRNASSAPISTDIYENFFTDNDVKQNFFWKTTLSFRSINFTASTCQKSTSNSMSPVPVKPSSRSFPRTVSPLNALGNQDATFPDPLLYHLEERISRQLTQQPFRYEDLQTTVSNPRLDASLLPLKQTDMCLVCIAFASWVLKTANPQVGDAWKAVLLANVSALSAIQYLRKYVKVKAAAGETKLHQAALTDS from the exons ATGGAGGACTTTGAATACAGCGTGGAGATCTGTGACCGTGACTGGGAATGCTTCTTTGCAGAATGCGAGGAATGTAATCTGCTTCCTCCTTCATTGGCAGGTGTGGATGATTCAGGGATGAGCGACATTGATGATACAGGAGCCATTCTTGCTAAAAGGGCTCAGAGAGCCGAGCTAACAGCAGGCTTTTCAGAGGCTGACCGCCCTATTGATGGACCCCCACACTGCGAGGGTTCTCCTGTGGAGCATTACCTCAGCAAACACAGCGTTGGTGGAATGGAGAGCGTCCTCTCGGGCAGCGAGGAGGACTTACACCTGCAGTCTGTCAATATTTTCTTTGAAAGGCTGAAAAGTTTCACAGAGGCTGAGCAGCCCTCCGAGCCAAGCCaagagagagatggaaaaaaCAGAGAGGCAGTACAAGAGGAGCAGCAGTGTAGTGATGGGCAGAGTGCCAGTAGAAGTGCTTTGCCAGAAAACATCCCCAAGTTAAACTCTCTGCCTGCCAGGGGTGAAGCAGCAGTTGGCAGTGAGACGTCGAGGCCTCTCGACACCATCAGGAacataaatacaatgaaaaaagtCGAGGCTGAGTCCAACGTTTCTCCACAACCTGCAGCCAATAACTCAGAGCTCAAGACTAACAAATCAGCTGCAATAGAGTTATTCATCAGAGATGAAGCCTGCACAGAAACCAGAGTAAATGAGGTAATATATCAGTCTCATGACTCACCAGACAGGGTCGTCTGCTCAGAAACAACAGCGCACACTCACACTGTGGAAACGTGTGCGCCTCTGGATGACGTAAAGCAGGAAGGTCTGTTGGCACCTCTCAGTGTAGATAATATTAAATGGTGGGAAGACCAAACCTTTAATGTGTTACAGTCAGATGCAGCAAgtacaaacaaaacagtgagCCAAGAATCATCTCCATCTGCCTCCatcaaaagaaaaaggagaaagaagagacGGCTCAGCGTGGAGCAGGGTGAGGGAGGGATTGGATATGAGAGGCAGGTTTCATTCAAGCAGAGTGATTCAGAAGAGGAGCGGTATGCTTTAAGACGAGGAACGGGTCTGTGTTTATCTGAGGATTTTAAtccattttatgcaaatgaaccTCAAAAAATCCCTTTCAGTCCTTATTCAGCCGCCAGCAGTTCCCCAATGGGTATATATGCTAAAGATGTAAAAGTAAATGATCTTTCTCACTCTGCTCCCCCATGTGACAGTCAATACCACTATTTGCCAGAGAACGTAGTTAGACAGAAGAGGTGTACAGCAAGAGGCTCAGCTGAAAATATATCGACTAACAATAGGTCAGTAACCCCGCTCAGTCAACCTGATCACAATTTGATTTCCGTGCCAAACAGCAGCGCTAATGTAGCAACAAATTTACAGCCTCACAGCAAGTTACAGGTAGAAGAATTAACTGGGCTGAATACATATCCTGGAAGCCCAGTTTCAATTACTGAAGGTGTAACTGCATCAGACGTAACCAGAGGAAATCAAAGAGAGGACATCAAAGCAGGGGCTGTCCAGCAGTCTGATGAAATGAGACATTCTGTCAGTGGTTGTGAAAATGATCTAAATCTAAAATGTTCTCCAGCACAGGTCAAATCAGGAGTTCACAGTCTTTTACCATGTGTAGAGTCAAATGCTCCTGCTGTGGAAGTcagccaaaatgacaaactatCTGCTGCTATGTCAGTCCTGGCCGGAGAGGCTGAAAATTCTGGCAGAGACGAGCACACACTGTGTCAAAGGGAGGCTGAGCCCCAACAACAGCTGGAAACTGACTGTCACAACACAGACCGATATAGCACCCCACTGGAAAAGACTCAGTTTTCTGTGTCTGCAACTGCTGGGATTATTTCTCACGCTCTGAACACAAAACCTCAGCAGTTCAAAACCGAAGCGTGTCCGTTCCAGCATGACATTTCCAGTGAAGTGACCTGCACTAATTTGACTTCAGATTGTATTCATGCACTGTCAGATAAAAGCTGTTTGTCTAAAAGTCCATCCAGCTTTGATATAGATAATACTGTAGAGCAAACAGAGGTTCAAACTTTGTCCAAATTTGATGTTTTATCTGAGAAAAACTCAAAAGCTGAGAAAGCTCAATCAGCAGCATTACAAATGAGGGTTTTAACAAGTAATGATCAGACAGGAACCACATTCTCCCCGTCTGAAGACCTAGTAGCAAGTCCTTCAGATGTCACGCATGTGTCATCCTGCTGTACTCTGGATACAGAATCTCTCATGTCGCTCTCAAATGAAGGTTTCACAGACATGTCGGCAAGTTCTTGTTCATCTGTCAGTGAGCACGATTCTGAATGTcaaggagaaaagaaagcacTAATCTTGGCAAAGCACATGGAAGAAGATGCTACATCTGAACCCAGAAGTAAACCAGGATCAGAATGCGACTTGTTGCAGGGAAGAGTAGATGATGTCACAGCGTCCAAAGCTGAAAGTAAACCTGAAAAGGAAGTGAACTCAGTGTTTGCCATGTCTTCTTTTTGGAGTGAGATGGAAAAGCTGACAATAAATGACATTTTGGGTTTACGAATGACCAACAAAAAAGCCCTCCCACCTCTACAGGAAAGTGAGGAGAGTAACATGTTTGCAGTGACGAACTCCGGCTTTTTTACTCcagtggatgattccaagccCGAGCAAAGCAACGAGGACACATCCAGTGTTCTTGGTTCTGTAGGACCAAGTTTACAATTTTCCCCTTCGAGAAGTGTTATGTGGGAGAGTGAACCTGTCCCGGTGAGGCGAGGTGCAGATATTTACCCGGAAAATATGATGTTGACATCTATGGCTGACACTTCCCAAGCTGTCATCTCTGAAAGAGCTCAAAAGGGCATCAGAAAGATTTACAAAAATGTCAGTGTGCAAAATTTACATGCCCTGGAATCTGAGTCTTTCAGCTACAGACAGAAAGGTGACACTTTACAAACCTTAGATGAAGGAGAATCAGAGTATTTCAGTGAGGGATTTGTGCCTAAGCGAGAAACAGATGCTGCCTCCTTGTCAGACACATACCGCATCTCTCTCACAGATATATTTCAGTACTTCTTCGGAGGAAAACAGTCTGTTCCCAGCCAGTCAGCTACAGATAGCATACCCGCCTTCTACACTGATGGAGATTCTGTCCCTGAAACATATGATCACTTTTTTTCAGAGTTTGATACAGAAACGTTCTTCTACCCTCTCATCACAGACGAAGATAAGGCCAAAGACAAACCAGTTCCCATCTTTTCCTACTCTCGCTCAGCTAATAGAAATCTGCAGTACCCAGAGGCTTATGATTATTTCtttgcatcatcatcatctgatgATTCCTCTGTGGAATCTGATGATGAAGATAACAGCAGCCCTGTGAGAGTGGTATCCAGATTCAGCCGTAATGCAAGCTCAGCACCGATTTCAACGGACATATATGAGAATTTTTTCACAGATAACGACGTCAAACAGAATTTCTTCTGGAAAACGACACTCTCCTTCAGGAGCATTAATTTTACAGCATCTACATGCCAGAAATCGACATCAAACTCTATGTCTCCGGTACCTGTGAAGCCAAGTAGCAGATCCTTTCCAAGGACTGTTTCTCCACTTAATGCATTGGGAAATCAAGATGCGACATTTCCAGATCCACTGCTGTACCACCTGGAGGAAAGGATCTCCAGACAACTAACACAGCAGCCTTTCAGATACGAAGACTTGCAGACGACTGTTTCAAATCCAA GGTTGGATGCCTCACTGCTGCCCCTCAAACAGACAGATATGTGTCTGGTTTGTATTGCATTTGCTTCATGGGTGTTGAAGACTGCAAACCCACAAGTTGGAGATGCCTGGAAAGCTG ttcTGCTGGCGAATGTAAGCGCTCTATCAGCCATCCAATACCTTCGTAAGTACGTCAAAGTGAAGGCAGCAGCCGGTGAGACGAAACTGCATCAAGCTGCACTGACTGATTCTTGA